Proteins co-encoded in one Stomoxys calcitrans chromosome 5, idStoCalc2.1, whole genome shotgun sequence genomic window:
- the LOC106080964 gene encoding uncharacterized protein LOC106080964 — translation MKFLVIFALALAVCHSAPIDDEAAVKAKRGLHFGVGYHAPIISHSYVAPAVVHHAPLISHAPIIAHAPIVAHAPLLTSHHILPSYHSYHHFK, via the exons ATGAAATTTCTT GTAATTTTCGCCTTGGCTCTTGCCGTTTGTCATTCAGCCCCCATTGATGACGAAGCTGCTGTTAAAGCCAAACGTGGTCTCCATTTCGGCGTTGGCTATCATGCTCCAATCATTTCACATTCCTATGTGGCTCCAGCCGTGGTTCATCATGCTCCTCTTATCTCGCATGCCCCCATTATTGCCCATGCCCCCATTGTGGCCCATGCTCCTTTGCTGACCTCACATCACATTTTGCCCTCGTATCATTCCTATCATCACTTCAAATAA